From the Tripterygium wilfordii isolate XIE 37 chromosome 6, ASM1340144v1, whole genome shotgun sequence genome, one window contains:
- the LOC120000533 gene encoding homeobox protein 10-like, with amino-acid sequence MAREDNLCCYFHPKEVVVGVCALCLNERLLILAAKQGLTSTTSSTRSGGTHRARNVNNNNNRQSTINLPKIFAFGSFLSRFEFRNWKSDVSDHDASTSPEDSFISIKFEDNGNASWEKGTVSKVSLDHCSISWSHHNLTKEANNNNNNTKDTNTTSTTTTTTNTAMIEHAKPLRWRKRIGRLFQLIRWKSRSNGGNVCHVGSKVEGVKMRKSWIRSLTKRKT; translated from the exons ATGGCTAGAGAAGACAACTTGTGCTGTTACTTCCACCCAAAAGAGGTGGTTGTAGGTGTATGTGCACTGTGTTTGAATGAGAGGCTGCTCATTTTGGCTGCAAAGCAAGGCCTCACCAGTACTACTTCTTCAACAAGATCAGGAGGAACTCATAGAGCTAGAAATGtaaacaacaataacaacagACAATCCACCATCAACCTTCCAAAGATCTTTGCTTTTGGTTCTTTCCTTAGTCGATTCGAGTTCCGGAACTGGAAATCTGATGTTTCTGATCATGATGCCTCCACCAGTCCAGAAG ACTCCTTTATATCAATAAAGTTTGAAGACAATGGGAATGCATCATGGGAGAAGGGCACAGTTTCAAAGGTCTCACTTGATCACTGCAGCATCTCCTGGAGCCACCACAATTTGACCAAGGaagctaataataataataataatactaagGACACCAATACTACTTCTACTACTACAACAACTACTAATACTGCAATGATAGAGCATGCCAAACCTCTTAGGTGGCGAAAGCGGATTGGTCGATTGTTCCAGCTCATCAGATGGAAGAGTAGATCCAACGGCGGGAATGTGTGCCACGTGGGCAGTAAGGTTGAAGGGGTCAAAATGAGGAAGAGCTGGATAAGAAGTCTGACAAAGAGAAAGACATAA
- the LOC120000893 gene encoding esterase-like, with protein MDLPFMNIFLFLSLICTLNPIFSLESCDLPDIFNFGDSNSNPTCSLEGCNFPAIFNFGDSNSDTGGLSATSLITVPPPFGNTYFHMPAGRGSDGRHIIDFIAQSFGLPFLHGYLDSLEANFSHGANFATGGAAINGGLLKLGGFNFYLNIQYDQFRQFKLRSQIIKEKGRIFAALVPKQEYFSNALYTFDIGMNDLFRPLLANFSVQEVNASIPNIINDFVTNVKNAYNLGGRSFWIHNTGPLGCLAYSLEIFPSGKKDDAGCVKLYNEVAQYFNYMLREVVLQLRQDFPEAAFTYVDIYSVKYSLFKQPERYGFELPLVACCGHGGKYNFTVGVFCGDTITINGTQISVDSCERPDVRVIWDGVHYTDATNKFVFDQISTGAFSDPPIPLRMACHRNTSFFYNHIH; from the exons ATGGATCTCCCTTTCATGAACATCTTCCTCTTCCTTAGTTTAATTTGCACCTTGAATCCCATCTTCTCTTTAGAAAGTTGCGACTTGCCGGACATATTTAACTTCGGTGACTCCAATTCAAATCCCACCTGCTCTTTGGAAGGTTGCAACTTCCCAGCCATATTTAACTTCGGTGACTCCAATTCGGACACCGGTGGTCTATCTGCAACTTCCCTAATCACGGTCCCTCCTCCCTTTGGAAACACGTATTTTCACATGCCTGCGGGGAGGGGATCCGATGGTCGACACATCATCGATTTCAttg CTCAAAGTTTTGGCCTGCCATTTCTGCACGGATATCTTGATTCTTTGGAGGCTAACTTCTCCCATGGTGCAAATTTTGCCACGGGAGGAGCCGCCATCAATGGAGGACTACTGAAGCTGGGAGGATTCAACTTCTATCTTAATATACAGTACGACCAATTCAGACAATTCAAGCTCAGATCGCaaataatcaaagaaaaag GTAGAATATTTGCAGCTCTAGTGCCGAAACAAGAATATTTTTCAAATGCCTTGTATACGTTTGACATCGGCATGAATGATCTTTTCCGACCATTACTGGCTAACTTTTCAGTACAAGAGGTTAACGCTTCTATTCCTAATATCATCAATGACTTTGTTACAAATGTTAAG AATGCATACAATTTAGGAGGTAGATCGTTTTGGATTCATAACACAGGACCATTAGGTTGCTTAGCTTACAGTTTGGAGATCTTTCCCTCGGGCAAGAAGGATGATGCTGGTTGCGTAAAACTTTATAACGAAGTAGCTCAGTATTTTAACTACATGTTGAGAGAAGTTGTACTGCAACTAAGGCAGGATTTTCCAGAGGCTGCATTCACATACGTTGACATCTACTCCGTCAAGTACTCTCTCTTTAAACAACCAGAAAGATACG GATTCGAGCTGCCACTTGTAGCATGTTGTGGCCACGGAGGCAAGTACAATTTTACTGTCGGTGTTTTTTGCGGAGACACGATAACAATTAATGGCACCCAAATATCTGTTGATTCGTGCGAGCGACCTGATGTTCGGGTAATTTGGGATGGCGTACACTACACAGATGCAACTAACAAGTTTGTTTTTGATCAAATCTCGACCGGAGCTTTCTCAGACCCTCCTATTCCCTTAAGAATGGCATGCCACAGAAACACAAGCTTCTTCTACAACCATATCCACTAA